From a single Nostoc edaphicum CCNP1411 genomic region:
- a CDS encoding cytochrome c oxidase subunit 3, which produces MTIATTTEDHSAGHEEHPDLRVWGLLTFLASESLMFGGFFATYLFFRGITAVWPPEETEVELLVPTINTIILVSSSFVIHFGDKAIKKNNVKGMQLWYAITALMGAIFLGGQVYEYSTLGYGLTTNVFANCFYIMTGFHGLHVFVGLLLILRVLWRSRLPGEYSATNHTFIEMTEIYWHFVDIIWIVLFTLVYVLTLF; this is translated from the coding sequence ATGACCATAGCTACGACAACCGAAGATCACAGTGCAGGACACGAAGAACATCCCGATTTAAGAGTTTGGGGACTTTTGACGTTCCTCGCCTCTGAATCTTTGATGTTTGGCGGATTTTTTGCCACTTATTTGTTTTTTCGAGGTATTACAGCAGTTTGGCCTCCAGAAGAAACTGAAGTAGAACTACTTGTACCGACGATTAACACCATTATTCTAGTGTCTAGTAGTTTCGTGATTCACTTCGGTGATAAGGCGATTAAAAAGAATAATGTCAAGGGAATGCAACTGTGGTATGCAATTACTGCACTCATGGGAGCAATTTTCTTGGGTGGTCAGGTTTATGAGTACTCAACATTAGGATATGGTCTGACTACCAACGTCTTCGCCAACTGCTTTTATATCATGACTGGGTTCCACGGTTTGCACGTTTTTGTGGGACTGTTATTGATATTACGAGTATTGTGGCGATCGCGTCTTCCCGGTGAATATTCTGCAACCAATCATACTTTCATCGAAATGACAGAAATTTACTGGCACTTCGTAGACATTATTTGGATTGTATTATTCACCTTGGTGTACGTTCTTACTTTGTTTTAA
- a CDS encoding sucrase ferredoxin, whose amino-acid sequence MNTFFCSDDSQQVGEDVIGSATNYQTYILVECPLPWTSEALNSKWVPQNLRILVDEVKRAKLPIRFLLIANDVSHKVNHTTLLIYQKKEGLSNGYHKQEFKLGNIEQVAEVVQKWLWGISSNSEVETSTTRDILVCTHGSHDKCCARYGAPFYFKITASNADLCLDNVRIWKSSHFGGHRFAPTIIDLPEGRYYGRIDIDSFRSILTRTGDIQCLNKVYRGWGILPAALQVLERELILCNGWDWFNYKVAGKILEQSLDNNTILAELSFEKPSGSFYTYQAKLVKDETKTQQLKSSCNATRELVVTKYAVGSLWITSSKVMSYST is encoded by the coding sequence ATGAATACTTTTTTTTGTTCTGACGATTCACAGCAAGTAGGAGAAGATGTTATTGGTAGTGCCACCAATTATCAAACTTATATTTTAGTTGAGTGTCCTTTACCTTGGACATCAGAAGCCTTGAATTCCAAATGGGTGCCCCAGAATTTAAGGATTTTGGTAGATGAAGTGAAGCGTGCTAAATTACCGATTAGATTCCTCTTAATTGCTAATGATGTATCACACAAAGTAAACCACACTACGCTTTTGATTTATCAAAAAAAAGAGGGTTTAAGTAATGGATACCATAAGCAAGAGTTTAAGCTAGGCAATATTGAGCAAGTAGCAGAAGTTGTCCAAAAATGGTTATGGGGTATCAGTTCTAATTCTGAGGTAGAAACTAGTACAACTAGAGATATTTTAGTTTGTACCCACGGTAGCCATGATAAGTGCTGTGCTAGATATGGCGCTCCTTTTTACTTCAAAATTACAGCGAGTAATGCTGATTTGTGCTTGGATAATGTGCGAATTTGGAAATCATCGCACTTTGGTGGACATCGGTTTGCACCAACAATTATAGACTTGCCAGAAGGAAGATATTACGGTCGTATAGATATAGATTCATTTAGATCAATTTTGACTCGGACTGGCGATATTCAATGCTTAAATAAAGTCTATCGGGGCTGGGGAATTCTACCTGCTGCACTTCAGGTTTTGGAAAGAGAACTAATCCTCTGCAATGGATGGGATTGGTTTAACTACAAAGTTGCAGGCAAAATTTTGGAGCAAAGTTTAGACAATAATACTATCTTAGCTGAACTAAGTTTTGAAAAGCCTTCTGGTTCTTTCTACACTTACCAGGCTAAACTTGTGAAAGACGAAACTAAGACTCAACAACTGAAGAGTTCATGTAATGCTACACGAGAGTTAGTAGTTACCAAATATGCTGTAGGTAGTCTCTGGATTACCTCTAGTAAGGTCATGAGTTATAGTACATAG
- the ctaD gene encoding cytochrome c oxidase subunit I has protein sequence MTQVEFPRNTPPEENKPEMVAGHTSHPKAWKWQDYFTFNVDHKVIGIQYLVTAFVFYLIGGLMAIAIRVELATPESDVLDPNLYNAFMTNHGTIMIFLWIVPSAIGGFGNYLVPLMVGARDMAFPKLNAIAFWLNPPAGLLILGSFIFGGSQSGWTAYPPLSLVTAPIAQTMWILAIVLVGTSSILGSLNFVITILMMKVPSMKWDQVPLFCWAILATSILALLSTPVLAAGLVLLLFDLNFGTSFFKPDAGGNVVIYQHLFWFYSHPAVYLMILPIFGIMSEVIPVHSRKPIFGYKAIAYSSVAICVVGLFVWVHHMFTSGTPGWMRMFFTISTLIVAVPTGVKIFAWVATLWGGKIRFTGAMLFAIGLLSMFVMGGLSGVTMGTAPFDVHVHDTYYVVGHFHYVLFGGSVFGIYAGIYHWFPKMTGRMLNETWGRIHFALTFIGTNLTFLPMHELGLKGMPRRVAMYDPQFIDLNQICTFGSFVLGISVIPFAINIIYSWLKGPLAGDNPWQALTLEWTTSSPPIIENWEVLPVVTHGPYDYGHSHSTEVETSATPEASA, from the coding sequence ATGACACAGGTAGAATTCCCACGGAATACTCCACCAGAAGAAAATAAACCGGAAATGGTGGCTGGCCACACCTCTCATCCGAAGGCGTGGAAATGGCAGGATTATTTTACATTTAATGTTGATCACAAGGTTATTGGTATCCAATACCTGGTAACAGCCTTTGTGTTCTATCTCATCGGCGGACTGATGGCGATCGCTATCCGTGTCGAATTAGCAACACCAGAATCAGACGTACTCGACCCCAATCTGTATAACGCTTTCATGACCAATCACGGGACGATTATGATCTTCCTGTGGATTGTTCCTAGCGCTATTGGCGGATTTGGTAACTATTTAGTGCCGTTGATGGTTGGTGCTAGGGATATGGCTTTCCCGAAGCTAAACGCGATCGCCTTTTGGTTAAACCCACCAGCAGGATTACTCATATTAGGTAGTTTCATTTTTGGTGGTTCGCAATCTGGTTGGACAGCTTATCCACCTTTGAGTTTGGTGACAGCGCCAATCGCTCAAACTATGTGGATACTTGCGATCGTTTTGGTTGGAACTTCCTCAATTTTGGGTTCGCTGAACTTTGTGATCACCATTTTGATGATGAAGGTTCCGAGCATGAAATGGGATCAAGTACCCCTATTTTGCTGGGCAATCTTGGCAACCTCGATTCTAGCGTTGCTTTCCACACCTGTATTAGCAGCCGGTTTAGTTCTGCTGTTGTTTGACCTCAACTTTGGTACTTCCTTCTTTAAACCAGATGCAGGCGGAAACGTTGTAATTTATCAACACTTGTTCTGGTTTTATTCTCACCCGGCAGTCTATTTAATGATTCTGCCCATCTTCGGCATCATGTCGGAGGTAATTCCAGTTCACTCCCGCAAGCCAATCTTTGGTTATAAAGCGATCGCTTATTCTAGTGTGGCGATCTGCGTTGTCGGTTTGTTTGTCTGGGTACACCACATGTTTACCAGTGGTACACCCGGCTGGATGCGGATGTTCTTCACCATCTCCACTCTTATAGTTGCAGTTCCCACTGGCGTGAAGATTTTTGCCTGGGTTGCTACCCTCTGGGGTGGTAAAATCCGCTTCACCGGTGCGATGCTTTTCGCCATTGGCTTGTTATCCATGTTTGTCATGGGCGGCTTAAGTGGTGTGACGATGGGAACAGCCCCCTTTGATGTTCACGTCCACGACACATATTATGTTGTCGGACATTTCCATTACGTTCTGTTTGGCGGTTCCGTGTTTGGTATATACGCCGGTATTTATCACTGGTTCCCCAAAATGACCGGACGAATGCTGAATGAAACCTGGGGACGCATTCATTTCGCCCTCACCTTTATCGGCACTAATCTGACCTTTTTACCCATGCACGAGTTGGGTTTGAAAGGAATGCCCCGACGAGTGGCAATGTATGACCCCCAATTTATCGACCTCAATCAAATTTGTACCTTTGGTTCATTTGTTTTGGGGATATCGGTAATTCCCTTTGCTATCAACATAATCTACAGTTGGTTGAAGGGGCCTTTGGCAGGTGATAATCCTTGGCAAGCTTTGACATTAGAATGGACAACTAGCTCACCACCCATAATTGAAAACTGGGAAGTTTTGCCAGTTGTGACTCATGGCCCTTATGACTACGGTCATAGTCATAGTACTGAAGTAGAGACATCTGCAACGCCGGAAGCTAGTGCTTAG
- a CDS encoding helix-turn-helix domain-containing protein → MPYTIPNNSCVGCDNCRPQCPTGAIKIEDNEYWVDPGLCNNCEGYYPEPQCVIACPTKSPIPWQAKKGRCKVEPRDATSLDLFSNGKNNPFASAIAIWEACNVLAQRTSLHWETDEEGYISYGRQVNQGRGAIAFHIQDPFKVNDKATDIAAIEGLDIRAACIHLIFAAYATALEQPWEQEFAIDERQIEKYLGMEKRKDLSKAAKLALMKNLVQQACSLVISIDWPQQGRINGFSVTNSRLWHLVDIQHHFQEDNLGCKYLIGLTFKVKAGLWAQYFLNKQACKERTAFYQYGSLPKTLLTTVMSIWQQHEGAVRLMLWLLFKTKMGKEQRITIPTLLRIAYGEEKVALASRQREERKRLLRTFESDLEILNHYGMKPLFDPVTYPPEIQPLWAKLVDLPEDPDEALEFWTNDGGAETRLTDTGPRGKWNLLMNARILAFELPAEWEQQISESEKKQRRTAKAKKKPKATNDLLGEQILEARKNLNLSQRELAKLTGKSQSWIRDIENGRLKAKLEDQILLRKVLNMT, encoded by the coding sequence ATGCCTTATACAATTCCTAACAACAGTTGCGTTGGATGTGACAACTGCCGCCCCCAATGTCCTACGGGTGCAATCAAAATAGAGGACAATGAATACTGGGTTGATCCTGGTCTTTGTAATAATTGTGAGGGCTATTATCCAGAACCACAATGTGTAATAGCTTGTCCAACTAAGTCTCCCATTCCTTGGCAGGCGAAAAAGGGGAGATGCAAAGTTGAACCGAGAGATGCTACCAGTTTAGACTTGTTTTCTAATGGTAAGAATAATCCATTTGCTTCAGCGATCGCAATTTGGGAAGCTTGTAATGTATTAGCGCAACGCACATCGCTACATTGGGAAACCGATGAGGAAGGCTACATCAGTTATGGGCGACAAGTCAATCAAGGCCGAGGTGCGATCGCTTTTCACATCCAAGATCCCTTCAAAGTTAACGACAAAGCCACAGATATAGCCGCAATTGAAGGGCTTGACATCAGAGCCGCTTGCATACATCTGATTTTTGCAGCTTATGCTACAGCTTTAGAGCAACCTTGGGAGCAAGAATTTGCGATCGATGAGCGACAAATTGAGAAATATTTGGGGATGGAGAAACGCAAAGATTTAAGCAAAGCTGCCAAACTAGCTTTAATGAAAAATCTTGTCCAGCAAGCTTGTTCCCTGGTTATCTCCATTGACTGGCCCCAACAAGGTCGAATTAACGGATTCTCTGTTACAAACAGCCGCTTATGGCATTTAGTAGACATTCAACACCACTTTCAAGAAGACAATCTCGGATGCAAATATCTGATTGGGCTAACTTTTAAAGTAAAAGCAGGCTTATGGGCGCAATATTTCTTAAACAAACAAGCATGTAAAGAGCGAACCGCCTTCTATCAATACGGCAGTCTCCCTAAGACACTGTTAACCACAGTTATGAGCATTTGGCAGCAACATGAAGGCGCAGTCCGACTAATGCTGTGGTTGCTGTTTAAAACCAAAATGGGCAAAGAACAACGCATCACCATTCCTACCTTGCTGCGTATTGCTTATGGTGAGGAAAAAGTCGCCCTTGCATCCAGACAACGAGAAGAACGCAAACGTCTGCTGCGAACTTTTGAAAGTGATTTGGAAATTCTCAATCACTATGGAATGAAACCACTTTTCGATCCAGTTACTTACCCACCAGAAATTCAACCTTTGTGGGCGAAGTTAGTCGATCTTCCCGAAGATCCAGATGAAGCATTAGAATTTTGGACTAATGACGGTGGTGCTGAAACTCGCCTCACAGACACAGGCCCCCGTGGTAAATGGAATCTGCTCATGAATGCGCGGATTTTGGCTTTTGAACTTCCAGCAGAATGGGAACAGCAAATCTCAGAATCAGAAAAAAAGCAACGACGAACTGCTAAAGCCAAAAAGAAGCCTAAAGCTACAAATGATTTACTAGGTGAACAGATTTTGGAAGCGCGAAAAAATTTGAATCTTTCCCAAAGAGAATTGGCAAAACTCACAGGTAAAAGCCAAAGCTGGATTCGAGATATTGAAAATGGCCGTTTAAAAGCCAAATTAGAAGACCAAATACTTTTAAGAAAAGTCTTAAATATGACTTAA
- a CDS encoding ArsC/Spx/MgsR family protein — translation MARVSFYSKPGCKGGTKQKVLLTAAGHEVIPYNLLTEPWTVERLRSFFGDRPVAEWFNPSAPKVKSGEVVPEKVDEQTALALMLKEPLLIRRPLLEVGEQREVGFDVQKIDAWIGLQAVDESLQQISDNLMKENLQGCSHGHGHDHGHKHHKEGGCKH, via the coding sequence ATGGCAAGAGTAAGTTTCTATAGCAAACCAGGCTGTAAAGGTGGTACTAAGCAAAAAGTTTTGCTCACAGCTGCTGGTCATGAGGTGATACCATACAACCTGCTAACAGAACCTTGGACAGTTGAACGGTTGCGCTCATTTTTTGGCGATCGCCCTGTAGCTGAATGGTTTAATCCTTCCGCTCCAAAGGTAAAATCTGGTGAGGTAGTTCCTGAAAAAGTGGATGAACAAACCGCTTTGGCGCTGATGCTGAAAGAGCCATTGTTGATTCGCCGTCCTTTGTTAGAAGTAGGCGAACAGCGCGAGGTCGGATTTGATGTACAAAAGATTGATGCTTGGATTGGCTTACAAGCTGTGGATGAATCCTTGCAACAAATCAGCGACAATCTGATGAAGGAAAATTTGCAAGGCTGCTCCCACGGTCATGGTCATGATCATGGCCATAAACACCATAAGGAAGGTGGCTGTAAGCATTAG
- a CDS encoding cytochrome c oxidase subunit II, giving the protein MQQVPVSLWTLVAGIVVTAISIWIGQNHTLMPVQASLQAPLVDGFFNVMFTIAIALFLVVEGTILIFLVKFRRRRGDDTDGLPIEGNVPLEIFWTAIPTVIVLGLGIYSVDVFNQMGGFEPAGHPHSAAHVAHKSGTAIAATLSDTSEATTAPTIAPTIGIGASPQTLGKPADLVVDVKGIQYAWIFNYPDSGITSGELHIPVGADVQLNLSAQDVIHSFWVPNFRLKQDALPGIPTELRFVATKPGTYPVVCAELCGGYHGSMRTQVIVHTPEEYDSWRTENQIAQQQNLNQVVAINPADLSTSEFLAPHTHDMGISAATLESMVIGH; this is encoded by the coding sequence ATGCAACAAGTTCCTGTTTCACTATGGACTCTGGTTGCTGGGATAGTAGTTACAGCAATCAGTATTTGGATTGGTCAGAATCATACTCTCATGCCGGTGCAGGCATCGTTACAAGCGCCTTTGGTAGACGGTTTTTTCAACGTCATGTTTACCATTGCGATCGCACTATTTTTGGTGGTAGAAGGAACTATTCTGATTTTTTTGGTGAAGTTTCGTCGCCGTCGCGGTGATGATACCGATGGTTTACCAATAGAAGGTAATGTTCCCTTAGAAATCTTCTGGACAGCAATTCCCACAGTGATTGTCCTTGGTTTGGGCATCTACAGTGTAGATGTTTTTAACCAAATGGGCGGCTTTGAGCCTGCGGGTCATCCTCATTCAGCAGCTCATGTTGCTCATAAGTCGGGAACAGCTATTGCAGCTACACTCAGCGATACTTCTGAAGCAACAACTGCTCCAACAATTGCCCCAACAATTGGGATTGGCGCATCTCCTCAAACCCTGGGGAAACCAGCCGATTTAGTTGTTGATGTCAAAGGCATACAGTATGCCTGGATATTTAACTATCCTGATAGTGGCATTACCTCTGGGGAATTGCACATACCCGTCGGTGCTGATGTCCAACTCAACCTTTCAGCACAAGATGTAATTCATTCATTCTGGGTTCCCAACTTCCGCTTGAAGCAAGATGCGCTTCCTGGTATCCCTACCGAACTACGATTTGTTGCCACCAAACCAGGTACATATCCCGTAGTTTGTGCTGAGTTGTGCGGTGGTTATCACGGTTCCATGCGGACACAGGTAATTGTCCACACACCGGAAGAATATGATAGCTGGCGGACAGAAAATCAGATTGCTCAACAGCAAAATCTGAATCAAGTTGTTGCAATTAATCCAGCCGACTTATCAACATCAGAGTTTCTCGCGCCCCACACCCATGATATGGGAATTAGTGCAGCAACTCTAGAGTCAATGGTCATTGGTCATTAG
- a CDS encoding cupin → MKGRDWLLTGDGQYQACKSVRAWDLLRENYRLYRFLTEVEDVLNSGDNEANCLPEIRMLVRRLIVNSYWVQSQHLEPSPKTGSSVLLLYDELGFPLTVQTVTFAPGTRSTIHNHGTWGIVAVLKGEEKNTFWRRTNNPEFQDKIERTGEITLFPGDIISFTPDAIHSVEAMGDEPTVTFNIYGETDPDERFEFDSVTHQARNF, encoded by the coding sequence ATGAAAGGTAGGGATTGGCTGCTAACGGGGGACGGTCAGTATCAAGCCTGTAAATCTGTGAGAGCATGGGATTTATTGAGAGAAAATTACCGCCTTTATCGGTTTTTAACTGAGGTGGAAGATGTTCTCAATAGTGGTGACAATGAAGCTAATTGTCTGCCAGAAATTCGGATGCTCGTAAGGCGCTTGATAGTAAATTCCTACTGGGTGCAAAGTCAACATTTAGAGCCTTCACCCAAAACAGGAAGCTCTGTTTTACTCCTATATGATGAATTGGGTTTTCCGTTGACCGTGCAAACAGTAACATTTGCACCGGGAACCCGATCAACCATTCATAATCATGGAACATGGGGAATAGTGGCAGTGTTAAAAGGTGAGGAAAAAAATACTTTTTGGCGACGCACTAATAACCCAGAATTTCAGGACAAAATTGAACGGACGGGAGAGATAACTCTCTTTCCAGGGGATATTATTAGCTTCACTCCTGATGCAATTCACAGTGTAGAAGCAATGGGTGATGAACCAACTGTGACTTTTAATATCTACGGCGAAACTGATCCAGATGAGAGATTTGAGTTTGACTCAGTTACTCATCAGGCTAGGAATTTTTAA
- the fdxB gene encoding ferredoxin III, nif-specific, with protein sequence MAQLTGLTFGGKAWTPKFAQEIDKDKCIGCGRCVKVCGYNVLGLKALNEEGEFVEDEDDEEIERKVMAVTSPENCIGCEACSRICPKNCYTHVVLNN encoded by the coding sequence ATGGCGCAACTAACAGGTTTGACATTTGGTGGTAAGGCTTGGACACCAAAATTTGCTCAAGAAATTGACAAGGATAAATGTATCGGCTGTGGCAGATGCGTTAAAGTATGCGGCTACAATGTGCTAGGTTTGAAGGCGCTCAATGAAGAAGGCGAATTTGTGGAAGATGAAGATGATGAAGAAATTGAACGGAAAGTAATGGCAGTTACTTCTCCAGAGAATTGTATTGGTTGTGAAGCTTGCTCACGGATTTGCCCCAAGAATTGCTACACCCATGTTGTATTAAACAATTAA